The region CGCTGTATGGCATCTTGAAGGCGGGCGCGGTGGCGGTCCAGGTGAATCCCCTGTACCACGGCGACGATCTCGCGAACCTGCTCGCGGACTCCGGCGCGCGGGTGCTCGTGACCCTGACGCGCCTCTCCGCCCAAGTGGAGGCGATCCGCAGCCGGACGTCCCTCGAGCACGTCGTCCTCACCAAGGTATCGGACTACTTCCCGCCTCTCTGGCGGGTGTTGTATACGCTGACCCGCGAACGCCGTGCCGGGGACGCGATGCCCGCGCACGTCCGCGCGCTCCCGTGGTATCGCTTCCTCCGCTCCGGCCACGCCACACCGCCGGTGATCACGGTGGCTCCCGACAGCGTGGCGATCCTTCAGTACACCGGCGGCACGACCGGCATCCCACGCGGAGCGATGCTCTCCCACCGGAACCTCGTGGCGAACGCCGCGCAGGGTATCTCTTGGTTCGTGGACCTCCGCGAGGGCGCGGAGTGTTTGTTGACGGTCGTGCCCCTCTTCCACGCGTACGGCCTCCTGGTGCTCAACGCCGGCATTCGGCTCGGCGCGACGCTGCTCATGGTGCTGATGCGCATGTTCGACGCGCGGCTCGTGGCCGAGCAGGTGCCGCGCTACCGGCCGTCGGTGTTCCCGGGGGTGCCGGCGATGTACGCCGCGATCAACCGCGTCAAGCACGTCGAGCGGTACAACCTGCACAGCATCCGCCTGTGCGTATCGGGCGCAGCGGAGCTCCCCCAGGATGTCGTGGCGGAATTCGAACAACTCACGGGAGGGCGGCTCGTCGAAGGCTACGGACTCACCGAAGCGTCCCCGTTGGTCTCCGCCAACCCACTGTGGGAGGGCGGCGTGCGCAAGGCGGGCAGCATCGGCGTTCCCCTGCCGGACACCGACGCCCGGATCGTGGATCTCGACACCGGCACGCGGACGTTACCCGCGGGCGGGACCGGCGAACTGATCGTGCGGGGCCCCCAGGTCATGCGCGGCTATTGGAACGCGCCGGCGGAGACCGCAGGCGCGATTCGCGACGGGTGGCTGTTTACCGGCGACGTCGGGCGGATGGACGAGGACGGGTTCTTCTTTCTCGTGGACCGCAAGAAGGATATGATCAACGTCGGCGGCTTGAACGTCTACCCGCGCGAGATCGAGGAACCGCTTCGGCAGCACCCGGCCGTGCGGCAGGCCGCGGTCGTCGGCGTCAAGCGGCCGATCCGAGGGGAAACCATCGTCGCGTACGTGGTGCCGAAGGAACCGGTCGCGGACCCGGGCCCGCTCCGCACCGAACTCCGCGAGTTTCTGCGCGCGAGAATCCCAGACTACAAGATGCCCCGGCGGATCACCATCGTGGACGAAATCCCGACGACGCTGATCGGGAAGCCGCTCCGCCGGATCCTGCGTGAAGACGCCGCCCGGCACGCCGTGGACGCGCGGGAGGAGCCCCCGACGGATGCGCGCGCGTAACCGCGCCTACCGCAGCAAACGCAGCCGGTCCACGGGCCAGTAGATCAGGATCGCCTCCCCGACGAGATTGCTGTCTGGCACGAACCCAAACGCCCGGCTGTCTTCGCTGTTGTCGCGATTGTCGCCCAACACGAAGATCTGGCGGGCCGGTACCCGTGCCGGGCCGTATGTCCCGTCGGTCGGCACACGCAGGTAGGCCTCCTGAAGCATCCGGCCGTCGACGTAGACGTGCGCGTCGTGGATCCGCACGGTCTGGCCGGGCACCGCGACGACGCGCTTGATGTAGTTACGCCTGGGATCGATCGGCGGATGTAACACGACGATCTCGCCCGCGCGCGGCGGACGGAAGTGGTAGACGAACTTGTTGACGAGGACCCGGTCGCGCGGCAACAGGTTGGGTTCCATGGAGTATTGCTCCACCTGGAAGGCTTGCGCGACGGACGTCATGATCAGCTGCGCGAGCACGAACGCGATCACGAGCGTCTTGAGAAATTCGAAAAGCGCGCGGCGGATCTCCCGCGTGTTCATGCCCATCCTCGTCTGCGATTGAATTGGCGGAGGGGGTGGGATTTGAACCCACGAGGCGGTTGCCCACCTACACGCTCTCCAGGCGTGCCGATTCGGCCGTGCTCTCGCACCCCTCCGGAACGACACCCATTATAGCACGGCCCCTCCGCCCTCAGGGGACGCGCACGGTCAGCCCGGCGATGGCGCGCGCCGCCGCAAATGCGCAGCGGTGTCAGGCCGCGGTCGCTACTTCGCGCGCTCCGCCGCCTTCAGGACCGCGCGCTTCACGTACACCGACGCAAGATGCGCGCGGAATTCGCTCGAGGCATAGAGATCGCCTTGCGTGTCCGCACCCTGCGCGGCGTGGGCCGAGGCGGCCGCCACGGTCTTCTCGTCAAGCGCCTGCCCCGTGAGCGCCTTCTCGACCGCAGTGGCGCGGTACGCTTTGCCCGAGACGCCGTTGACGCCGACCGCCACCTTCTGGCACTTCCCGCCGCTTACCGACAGCACGACCGCCACGCCCACGACCGCGTATCCGCTGGCCGGGTGCGCATGCTTCACATACGCCGTGCCGGTGCCCTTGCCGAGCACGGGAACCCGCACCTCGGTGATGATCTCCGCCGGCGCGAGCGCGGTCGTGAGCAACTCGACGAAGAAGTCCCGCGCCGCGATCGTGCGGGATCCCTTCGGCCCGGTGGCCACGATCTGCGCGTCCAGCGCGAGCATCGCCCCCGGATAGTCGGCGGCGGGATCGGCGTGCGCCAGGGACCCGCCGATCGTGCCGCGGTTCCGCACCTGCATGTCGCCGATGAGCCCCGCGGCCTCCGGCAGGAGCGGGCACTTGGCCTTGAGCACGTCGCTGTGCTCCACGGTGTCGTGGGTCACAAGCGCGCCGATCGCGATCGTGTCGCCCGCGGCCTTGATCCCATCCAGCCCCGGGATGCGGCCGATGTCCACCACGATTTTCGGCTGCGCGAGCCGGAACTTCATGATCGGAAGCAGGCTGTGGCCGCCGGCGAGCACCTTGGCGTCGTCTCCGTGCTCTTGCAGCAGCCCGATCGCCTCCTTCACGGTCGTTGGCGCGTGGTATTCAAACGCTGCAGGAATCATGCTGTCGTCACCTCCGGGTCGTTGCGTGAATCGCGTTCCAGATCCGCTGCGGCGTCAGCGGCATGTCCAGGTGTGTGACGCCGAGGGGGCGCAGCGCGTCGAGCACCGCGTTGACGACGGCCGGCGTGCTCGCGATCGTGCCGGTTTCCCCCACGCCCTTCACGCCGAGCGGGTTGTGCGGCGACGGCGTCTCGGTGCGCGCGGTCGTGAACATCGGGAACATGTGCGCCCTCGGCACCGCGTAGTCCATCATGGAACCGGTCAACAACTGCCCCTCTGGGCTGTAGACGGCACCCTCCCACAGGGCCTGCGCAATCCCCTGTACGAGCCCGCCGTGGACCTGCCCGTCGACGATCAGCGGATTGATGACCCGGCCGCAGTCGTCGACGGCCACGTAGTGCCGCAACTCGACCTCGCCGGTATCCGCGTTGACCTTGACCGCGGCAATATGCGTCCCGAACGGGAAGGTGAAGTTCGACGGATCGTAGAACGCCGACGCCTCGAGCGACGGTTCGACGCCCGCCGGCAGGCTCCACGCAAGGTACGCCGCGAGCGTGACCTCCTGGATCGTCTTCGACCGGTCCGGGCTCCCCCTGACAGAGAAACGGCCCTGGTCGAACGTGATGTCCGCCTCGGACGCCTCGAGCATGTGTGCCGCGATCTTCCCCGCCTTCTCCTTCACCCGGCGCGCGGCGAGTACGATCGCGGCGCCACCGACGACCGTCGTGCGGCTCCCGTAGGTCCCCCACCCCATCGCGATCGCGCCGGTGTCGCCGTGCACCACGTCGATGTCTTCGATCGGCAGGCCAAGCTCCTCTGCGACGATCTGCGCGAACGTCGTCTCCTCCCCCTGCCCGTGCGGCGACGCGCCGGTGAACACGGTCGCCTTGCCGGTCGGGTGGAGACGCACCGTGGCGCTCTCCCACAGCCCGCCCTGGAAGCCGACCGCGCCGGCGACCGCCGACGGACCGAGCCCACAGATCTCCACGTACGTGCTCAGTCCGACGCCCAGATAGCGGTTGTCCTTCGGCCCTTGTTTCTGAAAGTCCCGGATCTTCTCGTACCCGATCAGCTCGAGCGCCTTGGAGAGCGCGGGGTGATAGTCCCCGCTGTCGTATGTCAGTCCCTCGACGGTCGTGTACGGGAACTGCTCGCGCTTGATGAAATTCCTCCGGCGGACATCCGCGGGATCCATCTTCAGCGCGCCCGCGACGAGATCGACCATCCGCTCGATCAGGTAGGTCGCCTCGGGGCGACCGGCGCCGCGGTACGCGTCCACCGGCGACGTGTTCGTGAACACGCCGAGCACTTCGTACGACAGGTTCGGAATCGCGTAGCACCCCGTGAGGATCAGGCCGTGCAGGATCGTGGGCACACCCGGCGCGGCGGTCGAGAGGTACGCGCCCAGATTGGCCCACGTCTTGCCCCGAAGTGCCGTGATCGTGCCGTCCTTCCGCGCCGCGATCTCAAGGTCGGTGATGTGATCGCGGCCGTGAATCGTCGCGACGTAGTTCTCGCGGCGATCCTCGACCCACTTCACCGGGTGCCCCGTCTCGCGCGCACAGAACACCACGACCGCCTCGTCGGCGTAGAACGGGATCTTGCTCCCGAACCCTCCGCCGACCTCGGGAGCGATCACCCGGACCTTCTGCTCGGGGATCCCCGTGACGACGGACATCAGGAACCGCGCGATGTGAGGGTTCTGGGTCGTATACCAAACGGTCAGCTCACCGGCGCCGCTGTTGTACCGCGCGACGACGCCGCGTGTTTCCATCGCGTTCGGGATCAACCGCTGATTCACGAACCGCTGCGTGACCACGACCCCGTCACGCTTCGCCTCGGCGAACGCCTGGTCAGCGTCGCCGCCCGCGACACGCCACGTGAACGCGACGTTCCGCGGAACGTCCGCGTGAACTTGTGGCGCGCCGTCTCGCACCGCCTGTTCCTGGTCCACCACCGCCGGGAGGTGTGCGTATTGCACCTGCACCAGGGCCGCGGCGTCGCGCGCAGCGTACAGGCTCTCCGCCACCACGACGGCGACGCCGTCCCCGACGTAGCGCACCACATCCACCGCGAGCGCTGGATGCGGCGGTGTCTTGAGATCCGCGTTCGGCACCAGCCACGCCGTGGGGATCGGGTTCAGCTTGCCTGCGAGGTCCTTCCCCGTGTAGACGGCCACGACTCCCGGATGCCGCCGCGCCGCCGCGGCGTCCACGCGAACGATCCGGGCGTGGGCGTGTGGGCTCCGCACGATCTGCGCGTGCAGCATGCCCGGTAGCTGCAGATCATCGGTGTAGGTCGCCTGTCCCGTGATCAGCCGGGGATCTTCCCGGCGCTTGATGCTTGCCCCGAACAATTTGCTGACGGCCATGACGACTCCCTCCCCGTACCCCTACCGCGCGACTTTGCCTGGAGTCTCGCCCCGAAGTTTCTTGGCCGCGTACTGTATCGAGTTGACGATGTGCTGGTACCCGGTGCAGCGACAGAGATTGCCGTCGATCCCCCATCGGATCTGCTCCTCGGTCGGATTGGGGATGCGCTGGAGCAGATCCACCGCGGTCAACATCATGCCAGGCGTGCAGAATCCGCACTGCAGCCCGTGCTCCTCCCAGAATCCCTCCTGGATCGGATGGAGCTGCCCATCCTTGGCGAGGCCTTCGACCGTCGTGAACTGGGCTCCGTCGGCCTGGACGGCGAGGAGCGTGCACGACTTGACGGCCTTGCCGTTCATCAGGACGGTACACGCGCCGCAGTTCGTCGTGTCGCATCCGATGTGGGTCCCGGTCAGCCCGAGGACCTCGCGAATGTAGTGCACCAACAAGAGGCGCGGCTCGACCTCGTTGGTGTGCGTAACGCCGTTCACCGTGATCTTGACCGTCCGCTTCACTGTTCGTCCCTCCTCCACAGTCCGTTGCCACCAGAACGACGCGCGCCGGTCCCCATCTCACGTGGGCCGGCACGCACGCGCGCCTGCAACAATCGGGGGCTTGTGACCGCACCGTTGAAGCCCGCAGCCCGAGGAGTGCGCATCGTCATCCGCACCTGAAGTCACGACGTGGTGACGGAACGACGGGCCCCGACGGAAACGCTCCAACAGTCACGAACGGCGGCGGTCATGGAAAGGGCCAACGTCGCTTTGATCCTACTTTGGTCCTAGCGTGTATTATAGGGCGTTCGCGGGGGGACGGAAACTTCCTCCGGCCCGCCGCCTGGCTTTACGGCTCGAGCAACGCGACCGCCTCGACCTCAACCAGCATCCCCGGCGCGATCAGCGCGCGAACCTCGACCATGCTCGTGACCGGGCGGATCTGCCCGAACACCTCGCCGTGCGCGCGGCCGACCTCCTCCCAACGGCCGATGTCGGTCACGAAGATGCGCGTCTGGACCACGTCCCGCATCGTCCCGCCGAGCTCGCGGATCGCGCGCTCGATCCGGCCGAGCACGTCTTTGGTTTGCGCGTACGCGTCTCCGGGCGCGATCGCGTTCCCATGCGGATCCGCCGCCGCGGTCCCGGCCACGAAGATCATGTTGCCGGCGCGCACGGCGCGCGAGTACCCGACTCTGGGACCCCAAACCGCCCCGGCCGACACCTGCTGTCGAGTCATCGATACGGCCCTCCGGTAACGACGTGGCAACACTACCCGCAGTATAGGCCGGGATCGGGGCTCCCCGGAAGCTCGTGCGGTATACTGGTGCACGGCGAGAGGCACCAGCCGCGCAGGAACCCGTTCCCCGCTGCGCAGGAGGTCGCATGAGGCAGGCGTTCCGCGTGTCGGCTCCACCGGCGTTTGATTTCCTCGGGACGATCGAGGCGCTACGCCGGGGCCCCCACGATCCGCTCCATTGGTGCGACGGCCGCCGGTGGCGCCGCCTGTTCGCGGTAGACGGGTGCGTGTTTCTGGTCGAGGTGACCTGCCGCCGCGTGCTCACG is a window of bacterium DNA encoding:
- a CDS encoding long-chain fatty acid--CoA ligase; its protein translation is MEPRPWHRFYGNAVPASITFPDAPLPSFLRTAADRFPNRPAVLLAGPGFTGSLTYRALDRQSDRFANALIGAGVRPGDRVAVSLPNLPQYPIALYGILKAGAVAVQVNPLYHGDDLANLLADSGARVLVTLTRLSAQVEAIRSRTSLEHVVLTKVSDYFPPLWRVLYTLTRERRAGDAMPAHVRALPWYRFLRSGHATPPVITVAPDSVAILQYTGGTTGIPRGAMLSHRNLVANAAQGISWFVDLREGAECLLTVVPLFHAYGLLVLNAGIRLGATLLMVLMRMFDARLVAEQVPRYRPSVFPGVPAMYAAINRVKHVERYNLHSIRLCVSGAAELPQDVVAEFEQLTGGRLVEGYGLTEASPLVSANPLWEGGVRKAGSIGVPLPDTDARIVDLDTGTRTLPAGGTGELIVRGPQVMRGYWNAPAETAGAIRDGWLFTGDVGRMDEDGFFFLVDRKKDMINVGGLNVYPREIEEPLRQHPAVRQAAVVGVKRPIRGETIVAYVVPKEPVADPGPLRTELREFLRARIPDYKMPRRITIVDEIPTTLIGKPLRRILREDAARHAVDAREEPPTDARA
- the lepB gene encoding signal peptidase I, with protein sequence MNTREIRRALFEFLKTLVIAFVLAQLIMTSVAQAFQVEQYSMEPNLLPRDRVLVNKFVYHFRPPRAGEIVVLHPPIDPRRNYIKRVVAVPGQTVRIHDAHVYVDGRMLQEAYLRVPTDGTYGPARVPARQIFVLGDNRDNSEDSRAFGFVPDSNLVGEAILIYWPVDRLRLLR
- a CDS encoding xanthine dehydrogenase family protein subunit M; this encodes MIPAAFEYHAPTTVKEAIGLLQEHGDDAKVLAGGHSLLPIMKFRLAQPKIVVDIGRIPGLDGIKAAGDTIAIGALVTHDTVEHSDVLKAKCPLLPEAAGLIGDMQVRNRGTIGGSLAHADPAADYPGAMLALDAQIVATGPKGSRTIAARDFFVELLTTALAPAEIITEVRVPVLGKGTGTAYVKHAHPASGYAVVGVAVVLSVSGGKCQKVAVGVNGVSGKAYRATAVEKALTGQALDEKTVAAASAHAAQGADTQGDLYASSEFRAHLASVYVKRAVLKAAERAK
- a CDS encoding xanthine dehydrogenase family protein molybdopterin-binding subunit, whose product is MAVSKLFGASIKRREDPRLITGQATYTDDLQLPGMLHAQIVRSPHAHARIVRVDAAAARRHPGVVAVYTGKDLAGKLNPIPTAWLVPNADLKTPPHPALAVDVVRYVGDGVAVVVAESLYAARDAAALVQVQYAHLPAVVDQEQAVRDGAPQVHADVPRNVAFTWRVAGGDADQAFAEAKRDGVVVTQRFVNQRLIPNAMETRGVVARYNSGAGELTVWYTTQNPHIARFLMSVVTGIPEQKVRVIAPEVGGGFGSKIPFYADEAVVVFCARETGHPVKWVEDRRENYVATIHGRDHITDLEIAARKDGTITALRGKTWANLGAYLSTAAPGVPTILHGLILTGCYAIPNLSYEVLGVFTNTSPVDAYRGAGRPEATYLIERMVDLVAGALKMDPADVRRRNFIKREQFPYTTVEGLTYDSGDYHPALSKALELIGYEKIRDFQKQGPKDNRYLGVGLSTYVEICGLGPSAVAGAVGFQGGLWESATVRLHPTGKATVFTGASPHGQGEETTFAQIVAEELGLPIEDIDVVHGDTGAIAMGWGTYGSRTTVVGGAAIVLAARRVKEKAGKIAAHMLEASEADITFDQGRFSVRGSPDRSKTIQEVTLAAYLAWSLPAGVEPSLEASAFYDPSNFTFPFGTHIAAVKVNADTGEVELRHYVAVDDCGRVINPLIVDGQVHGGLVQGIAQALWEGAVYSPEGQLLTGSMMDYAVPRAHMFPMFTTARTETPSPHNPLGVKGVGETGTIASTPAVVNAVLDALRPLGVTHLDMPLTPQRIWNAIHATTRR
- a CDS encoding (2Fe-2S)-binding protein — encoded protein: MKRTVKITVNGVTHTNEVEPRLLLVHYIREVLGLTGTHIGCDTTNCGACTVLMNGKAVKSCTLLAVQADGAQFTTVEGLAKDGQLHPIQEGFWEEHGLQCGFCTPGMMLTAVDLLQRIPNPTEEQIRWGIDGNLCRCTGYQHIVNSIQYAAKKLRGETPGKVAR
- a CDS encoding RidA family protein; the protein is MTRQQVSAGAVWGPRVGYSRAVRAGNMIFVAGTAAADPHGNAIAPGDAYAQTKDVLGRIERAIRELGGTMRDVVQTRIFVTDIGRWEEVGRAHGEVFGQIRPVTSMVEVRALIAPGMLVEVEAVALLEP